From Candidatus Methylopumilus planktonicus, a single genomic window includes:
- the dusB gene encoding tRNA dihydrouridine synthase DusB codes for MQIGSISIKNNLVVAPMAGVTDRPFRQLCKKFGAGMAVSEMVTSNSLLYGSQKTLRRANHEGEVDPISVQIAGADPKMMAEAAQFNVDHGAQIIDINMGCPAKKICNVMAGSALLKDEPLVQKILSSVVKSVNVPVTLKIRTGWDTQNRNAIEIAKIAEDIGIKALAIHGRTRACLYMGEAEYDTIAKVKQSVKIPVIANGDITSPEKARYVLDYTGVDGVMIGRAAQGKPWIFREIDHYLKTGMHLDNPSIDEIKNTTIAHVNELYSFYGENAGLKIARKHISWYTKGLKNSANFRHYMNTIETVDAQIKTIEDYFNFLSIESPYIKYEEEMLVA; via the coding sequence GTGCAAATAGGCTCCATTTCCATTAAAAATAATCTCGTAGTCGCCCCCATGGCAGGCGTCACAGATCGCCCTTTCCGCCAACTTTGTAAAAAGTTTGGTGCTGGCATGGCAGTAAGTGAAATGGTGACATCAAATTCACTTCTATATGGCAGCCAAAAAACACTTCGTCGCGCCAATCACGAAGGCGAAGTAGATCCAATATCAGTTCAAATTGCTGGTGCTGATCCTAAAATGATGGCGGAGGCTGCTCAATTTAATGTGGATCATGGCGCTCAAATTATCGATATCAACATGGGATGTCCTGCAAAAAAAATATGTAACGTGATGGCTGGGTCAGCGCTTCTTAAAGATGAGCCACTTGTGCAAAAAATATTATCTTCCGTTGTAAAGTCTGTAAATGTGCCAGTCACACTAAAAATAAGAACTGGCTGGGACACTCAAAATCGTAATGCTATAGAGATTGCAAAAATTGCTGAAGATATTGGCATTAAAGCATTAGCTATTCATGGCAGAACGAGGGCTTGTTTATATATGGGTGAAGCTGAATATGACACCATTGCCAAAGTGAAACAGTCAGTAAAGATTCCCGTCATCGCCAATGGCGATATCACTTCACCGGAAAAAGCTAGATATGTTTTAGATTATACGGGTGTAGATGGGGTAATGATCGGTAGAGCAGCTCAGGGCAAGCCTTGGATTTTTAGAGAAATTGATCACTATCTTAAAACAGGAATGCATTTAGATAATCCGTCTATTGATGAAATCAAAAATACTACCATTGCTCATGTGAATGAACTTTATAGCTTTTATGGTGAAAATGCAGGATTAAAAATTGCTAGAAAACATATTTCTTGGTACACAAAAGGATTAAAAAATTCTGCAAATTTTAGACACTATATGAATACAATTGAAACAGTCGATGCACAAATTAAAACTATCGAAGATTATTTTAATTTTCTTTCGATCGAATCTCCTTATATAAAGTATGAAGAAGAAATGTTGGTAGCTTAA
- a CDS encoding competence/damage-inducible protein A — MEFGTLIIGDEILSGKRQDKHFEYLKKTLKKYGLSLSWVKYIQDDSKDIIQSIRQSIKSNTIVFSFGGIGATPDDFTRQAAADAFELHLTRNDEAVKLIEEQFGEGAYPKRVLMADIPKGALLIPNEINKIPGFKINGHHFLPGFPEMAWPMVEWILNTHYKELLNQNDFAEASVWINDVSESKLIDLMNEIVKKYPEIKLFSLPKLEPMKTIELGVKGPSKLVAEAMLEIQVKIVNLGYEWHK; from the coding sequence ATGGAATTTGGTACTTTAATTATTGGCGATGAGATTTTATCTGGCAAAAGACAAGATAAACATTTTGAATACTTAAAAAAAACATTAAAAAAATATGGCCTTTCATTGTCTTGGGTGAAATACATTCAAGATGATTCGAAAGATATTATTCAATCAATCAGACAATCAATAAAATCCAATACTATTGTTTTCTCTTTTGGTGGTATTGGTGCAACACCAGATGACTTTACAAGGCAGGCTGCTGCAGACGCTTTTGAACTTCACTTAACCAGAAATGATGAAGCTGTGAAACTGATTGAAGAACAGTTTGGTGAGGGAGCATATCCTAAAAGAGTCTTGATGGCAGATATTCCAAAGGGAGCATTATTGATTCCGAATGAGATTAATAAAATCCCAGGATTTAAAATTAATGGTCATCATTTCCTACCAGGCTTCCCAGAAATGGCCTGGCCAATGGTTGAATGGATTCTCAATACTCACTATAAAGAACTATTAAATCAAAATGACTTTGCTGAAGCTTCGGTTTGGATAAATGATGTAAGTGAAAGTAAATTGATTGATTTGATGAATGAGATTGTAAAAAAATATCCAGAAATTAAACTTTTTAGCCTCCCAAAATTAGAACCTATGAAGACTATTGAGCTTGGTGTTAAAGGCCCATCAAAATTAGTCGCTGAAGCCATGCTAGAAATACAAGTCAAAATTGTTAATTTAGGCTATGAATGGCATAAGTAA
- the polA gene encoding DNA polymerase I codes for MKTLLLVDGSSYLYRAFHGLPDLRNSRQEPTGAIYGVLNMLRKLHKEFPSDYSVCVFDAKGKTFRNDLYPEYKANRSAMPDDLRAQIQPLHEAITAMGWPILIQEGVEADDVIGTLCKEATQHQFNVVVSTGDKDLAQLVNKHVTLINTMTNEKLDIEGVKNKFGLMPNQIIDYLTLIGDTSDNVPGVEKVGPKTALKWLNEYQTLDNIVNNAAQFSGVVGENLRKALDWIPKAKDLITIRCDLDIDKNWDNFKPKAQDPSTLENLYQRFEFKNWLNEIKEGSSENNLSGKSSEEKISIKSPSHFISKIKYDTIFDKDLLHVWLEKIKEKKYVCVDTETNSLDTMQAKIVGISIAVNAGEAAYIPLAHDYPGAPEQLSIDTILNLLKPMLEDEKIKKIGQNIKYDAHVFLNHGIHLKGIKHDTMLQSYVTESHQSHGMDNLSLRHLGHTCVSYEDVAGKGVNQLKFNQVDIYVASHYSSEDADVTLQLNQFFNPTIESDVSLKFIYENIEMPAAGVLLKIERNGVLVDDKKLNAQSHEIGKKILLLEEEAYQLAGQPFNLASPKQLQDILFNKLGIKSLKKTPSGAPSTDEEVLQDLALDYPLPKLLLEHRSLSKLKSTYTDKLPKMINANTGRIHTSYNQAVAITGRLASSDPNLQNIPIRTLEGRKIREAFIANEGSSILSADYSQIELRIMAHLSQDKRLLEAFKNNEDIHKSTAAEIFGCDLGSVSQEQRRYAKVINFGLIYGMSVFGLSKSLGIERSAASNYIETYFARYPGVKRYMEEAKLFAKDKGYVETFFGRRLWIPEINSSNGIRRAAAERAAINAPMQGTAADLIKLAMISVDQWLSQNTHLKTKMIMQVHDELVFEVPQDEINILRKELPLLMEGVANLDIPLIVDIGVGLNWDTAH; via the coding sequence ATGAAAACACTATTATTGGTCGATGGCTCTTCTTATCTTTATCGGGCGTTTCATGGATTGCCTGACCTTAGAAACAGTCGCCAAGAACCTACTGGAGCTATTTATGGCGTCTTAAATATGCTCCGAAAACTCCACAAAGAGTTCCCTTCTGATTATAGCGTTTGCGTTTTTGATGCAAAAGGAAAAACTTTCAGGAATGATCTTTATCCCGAGTATAAGGCTAATCGATCAGCGATGCCTGATGATTTAAGAGCTCAAATTCAGCCGCTTCATGAAGCCATTACAGCGATGGGCTGGCCGATTCTTATTCAAGAGGGTGTTGAGGCTGATGATGTGATTGGTACCTTATGTAAGGAAGCCACCCAACATCAATTTAATGTCGTGGTCTCAACAGGCGATAAGGATTTAGCTCAGCTTGTTAATAAACATGTCACTTTAATTAATACGATGACGAATGAAAAACTTGATATAGAGGGTGTCAAAAACAAATTTGGGCTGATGCCTAATCAAATTATAGATTACTTAACGCTTATTGGAGACACCTCAGATAACGTCCCTGGCGTTGAAAAAGTGGGTCCTAAAACTGCATTGAAGTGGCTTAATGAATATCAAACACTCGACAATATCGTAAATAATGCTGCTCAATTCTCAGGTGTCGTCGGTGAAAATTTAAGGAAAGCGCTCGATTGGATTCCTAAAGCTAAAGATCTTATTACGATTCGATGTGATCTTGATATCGACAAAAATTGGGATAATTTCAAACCTAAAGCGCAAGACCCATCCACTTTAGAAAATTTATATCAGAGATTTGAATTTAAGAATTGGCTTAACGAAATTAAAGAAGGTAGCTCTGAGAATAATTTATCAGGTAAAAGTAGTGAAGAAAAAATATCTATCAAATCGCCTAGTCATTTTATTTCTAAAATAAAATACGACACAATATTCGACAAAGATCTATTACATGTATGGCTAGAAAAAATTAAAGAAAAAAAATATGTCTGTGTCGACACAGAAACTAACTCGCTCGACACTATGCAGGCAAAAATTGTAGGTATATCGATAGCAGTAAATGCCGGGGAAGCAGCTTATATTCCTTTAGCGCATGATTATCCTGGAGCTCCCGAACAGTTATCAATTGATACTATATTAAATTTACTGAAGCCCATGTTAGAAGATGAAAAAATTAAAAAAATTGGTCAAAACATTAAATATGATGCGCATGTATTTTTAAATCACGGCATACATCTTAAAGGCATTAAGCACGATACAATGTTACAAAGCTATGTGACGGAAAGTCATCAAAGCCATGGCATGGATAATTTAAGCTTAAGGCATCTAGGTCACACCTGTGTCAGTTATGAAGATGTTGCTGGCAAGGGCGTGAATCAACTTAAATTTAATCAGGTTGATATTTATGTAGCATCTCATTATTCATCTGAAGATGCGGACGTCACTTTACAATTAAATCAATTCTTTAATCCTACAATTGAAAGTGATGTGTCACTTAAATTTATTTATGAAAATATTGAAATGCCTGCCGCTGGAGTCCTTTTAAAGATCGAAAGAAACGGTGTGCTTGTAGATGACAAAAAATTAAATGCACAAAGTCATGAAATTGGTAAAAAAATTCTACTGCTAGAAGAAGAGGCTTATCAATTAGCAGGACAGCCTTTCAATCTCGCCTCGCCTAAACAATTACAAGATATTTTATTTAATAAGCTAGGTATTAAATCTTTGAAAAAAACACCTTCAGGCGCTCCTTCTACGGATGAAGAAGTATTGCAAGATTTAGCCTTAGATTATCCTTTACCCAAATTATTACTCGAACATCGGAGTCTATCTAAGCTTAAATCAACCTACACAGATAAACTACCAAAAATGATTAATGCCAACACTGGGCGGATTCATACAAGCTACAACCAGGCCGTAGCAATTACAGGGCGTCTTGCAAGTTCAGATCCTAATTTACAAAATATCCCAATCCGAACCCTGGAAGGAAGAAAAATAAGAGAAGCATTTATTGCGAATGAAGGCTCGTCCATTCTATCTGCAGACTATTCTCAAATAGAGTTAAGAATCATGGCTCACTTATCTCAAGATAAACGATTGCTTGAAGCTTTCAAGAATAATGAAGATATTCATAAATCAACAGCAGCTGAAATCTTTGGTTGCGACCTAGGTAGTGTTTCCCAAGAACAAAGGCGCTATGCAAAAGTGATTAATTTTGGCTTGATTTATGGCATGAGTGTATTCGGTTTATCAAAATCACTTGGTATTGAGCGCAGTGCGGCCTCAAATTATATTGAGACTTATTTTGCCAGATACCCTGGCGTTAAACGCTACATGGAGGAAGCGAAATTATTTGCTAAAGATAAAGGTTATGTAGAAACATTTTTTGGCAGACGATTATGGATTCCAGAAATTAATAGCTCGAATGGTATTAGAAGAGCTGCAGCAGAAAGAGCAGCAATTAATGCCCCGATGCAGGGCACTGCTGCTGACCTCATTAAGTTAGCCATGATTTCAGTCGATCAATGGCTTTCTCAAAACACACACTTAAAAACAAAAATGATTATGCAGGTACACGATGAGCTTGTGTTTGAAGTGCCTCAAGACGAAATCAATATTTTACGAAAAGAATTACCTCTCTTAATGGAGGGCGTTGCAAATCTTGATATTCCTCTTATCGTAGATATCGGCGTTGGATTGAATTGGGATACGGCACACTAG
- a CDS encoding TIGR00730 family Rossman fold protein translates to MSADKKIPKFNGPELFDETHNESESWYAFEIMSEFVGATEKLKKITPAVSVFGSARVSEDHPYYKLTVDIAEALSNSGFSVISGGGPGLMEAVNKGASLGKGPSIGLNINLPHEQKSNDYQDISINFKYFFMRKVMFIKYASAYVVLPGGFGTLDELMEVITLIQTGKSRKIPIILVGKEFWSGLLDWLKDKIVNEGMAELKDLNLIQILEGPKEIVDAIFSHYESIGFTLTPAERKAQLYL, encoded by the coding sequence ATGTCAGCAGATAAAAAGATACCTAAATTTAACGGCCCAGAATTGTTTGATGAAACTCATAACGAGAGTGAATCCTGGTATGCATTTGAAATTATGTCAGAATTTGTTGGCGCTACCGAAAAACTTAAAAAAATAACCCCTGCCGTATCCGTGTTTGGAAGTGCTAGGGTTAGCGAAGATCATCCTTATTACAAACTCACCGTTGATATAGCAGAGGCGCTATCCAACTCCGGGTTTAGCGTTATTTCTGGCGGTGGCCCCGGCCTTATGGAAGCTGTTAATAAAGGAGCTTCTTTAGGCAAGGGCCCTAGCATCGGGCTTAATATTAATTTGCCCCACGAACAAAAATCGAACGACTACCAGGATATTTCGATAAATTTTAAATATTTCTTTATGCGTAAAGTGATGTTTATTAAGTACGCTTCAGCTTACGTCGTCTTGCCAGGGGGATTTGGAACGCTTGATGAATTAATGGAAGTGATCACACTTATTCAAACGGGTAAATCAAGAAAAATTCCTATCATTTTAGTAGGAAAGGAGTTCTGGTCTGGCTTACTAGACTGGTTAAAAGACAAAATCGTAAATGAGGGCATGGCTGAATTAAAAGACTTGAATTTGATCCAAATTCTTGAGGGGCCTAAAGAGATTGTGGATGCAATATTTAGCCATTATGAATCGATTGGTTTTACGCTAACGCCCGCAGAGAGAAAAGCTCAGCTTTACTTGTAA
- a CDS encoding DUF2782 domain-containing protein, with amino-acid sequence MKIQNTIKAFLLATVFMSLNVMAEKKLELLEEVKPPPKNFESDIVDEPQITITKKGADTVEEYRINGELYMMKVTPPAGGPSYYLLKEDQDGGWAKFDGPSQPLSVPKWVIFRF; translated from the coding sequence ATGAAAATACAAAACACAATTAAAGCTTTTTTATTGGCGACTGTCTTCATGAGCTTAAATGTAATGGCTGAAAAAAAACTTGAGCTTTTGGAAGAAGTGAAGCCACCACCAAAGAATTTTGAAAGCGATATTGTGGATGAGCCTCAAATTACCATCACCAAAAAAGGGGCTGATACGGTCGAAGAATACCGTATTAATGGTGAACTTTATATGATGAAAGTAACACCCCCCGCTGGTGGGCCTTCATATTATTTATTGAAGGAAGATCAAGATGGTGGTTGGGCAAAATTTGATGGCCCTAGCCAGCCTCTCAGTGTGCCTAAATGGGTAATATTTAGATTCTAA
- a CDS encoding homoserine kinase produces MSVYTSVNIKELKIWLQDYAFDNLTDYQGIKSGITNTNYFLMTAHDRFVLTLFEKNTIEDLPYFVDLMSHLATHSFLCPKPILKKNGIALSILKNKPALIVTCLKGKEVTNPEVNHCKAVGKSLAELHVKSANFVAQHQNTRDLSWIKKTAETLFNELPQDESKLLKEEILYQEKQNYKLPKSTIHGDLFKDNVLFLNDEVSGFIDFYYACTDYLILDVAIAVNDWCVNSDGSFDESRLNAFLDAYKKIRSFNDNEDRAWNDVLRLASLRFWVSRLNDFYHAEEGELTFIKDPNHFKKILKKRISG; encoded by the coding sequence ATGTCAGTTTACACATCAGTTAATATAAAAGAATTAAAAATCTGGCTTCAAGATTATGCTTTTGATAATCTCACTGATTATCAAGGTATTAAGTCTGGGATAACGAATACCAACTATTTTTTGATGACGGCGCACGATCGTTTTGTTTTAACGCTCTTCGAAAAAAATACTATAGAAGATCTCCCTTATTTTGTAGATCTGATGTCCCATCTAGCGACACATTCATTTTTATGTCCCAAGCCTATACTTAAAAAAAATGGCATAGCTTTAAGTATTTTAAAAAATAAACCCGCTTTAATCGTGACATGTTTAAAGGGTAAAGAGGTCACTAACCCTGAAGTCAATCATTGTAAAGCTGTCGGTAAAAGTCTCGCAGAGCTTCACGTGAAGTCAGCCAATTTTGTAGCTCAACATCAAAATACAAGAGACCTTAGCTGGATAAAAAAAACGGCTGAAACCTTATTTAATGAGTTACCTCAAGATGAGAGTAAATTATTAAAAGAAGAGATTCTTTACCAAGAAAAGCAAAATTATAAGCTTCCTAAATCTACTATTCATGGAGATCTATTTAAGGACAACGTTCTCTTTTTAAATGATGAGGTATCAGGCTTTATTGACTTTTATTATGCTTGCACAGACTATCTTATTTTAGATGTGGCTATAGCAGTAAATGATTGGTGCGTGAATAGCGATGGTTCTTTTGATGAGTCAAGACTGAATGCTTTCTTAGATGCTTATAAGAAGATAAGATCTTTTAATGATAATGAAGATCGAGCTTGGAATGATGTATTAAGATTAGCGTCTCTTAGATTCTGGGTTTCAAGGCTTAACGATTTCTATCATGCGGAAGAAGGCGAACTCACCTTCATAAAAGACCCTAACCATTTTAAGAAAATTTTAAAGAAACGCATTAGCGGATAA
- a CDS encoding BPSS1780 family membrane protein: MKKITFRDSIRWNKESFKLFKKTPNQSLMLSLAYLFIFMLLPSMLMIQIFSIASILIWPIFLVFAVNFYKTHDKNKEENFLAVFEKIKPRLATLLMLGLICLIYAAMVTMVLNSEMQGFIKLSENNNELVTVINNFVPMIGKLILLLLPLLMATWFSPMLIVYNNYSLFKSIKSSIAGCLMYIFPLGLSWLIFSTIAILFMLSCGLLIGALASLFPAIGPSLMRAIIFFALLVITSVMFAFQYISYRDIFKSAKSY, translated from the coding sequence ATGAAAAAAATTACATTCCGAGATTCCATTCGCTGGAATAAAGAAAGCTTCAAACTCTTCAAAAAGACACCCAATCAATCATTGATGCTTAGCTTAGCTTACCTTTTTATTTTTATGCTATTGCCTTCAATGCTTATGATTCAAATCTTTTCAATTGCATCTATATTGATTTGGCCAATATTTTTGGTATTCGCAGTTAACTTCTACAAGACTCACGACAAAAATAAGGAAGAAAATTTTTTAGCCGTATTTGAAAAAATTAAACCTAGGCTTGCAACATTGCTAATGCTTGGCCTCATTTGCTTAATTTATGCGGCTATGGTGACGATGGTTTTAAATTCTGAAATGCAGGGCTTTATTAAACTATCAGAGAATAATAATGAGCTTGTGACAGTAATTAATAATTTTGTGCCCATGATTGGAAAATTAATCCTACTCCTTCTGCCGTTACTTATGGCGACTTGGTTCTCGCCAATGTTGATCGTTTATAACAACTATTCACTCTTCAAATCAATTAAATCTAGTATCGCAGGATGCTTAATGTATATTTTTCCTTTAGGTCTTTCATGGCTTATTTTTTCGACAATAGCGATATTATTTATGTTGTCATGTGGGCTATTAATTGGCGCACTCGCTTCACTCTTTCCCGCTATAGGACCTTCATTAATGAGGGCAATTATTTTCTTTGCATTGCTTGTGATCACATCAGTGATGTTTGCATTTCAATATATTAGTTACCGAGATATTTTTAAGTCTGCTAAAAGCTACTAG
- a CDS encoding UvrD-helicase domain-containing protein gives MNASLPNQNQFKDLNEKQVEAVTLQNESALILAGAGSGKTKVLTSRIAWLIQTNVVSPFGLIAVTFTNKAAKEMLHRITMQLPINTRGMWVGTFHGLCNRFLKTHARDAGLPETFQILDSQDQLSLIKRTMKVMNVDTETYAPKQVQHYINGCKDEGLRAAHVDSYDAHSKKLNEVYLEYEKQCQKEGLVDFGELLLRCYELFEKNIAIRQHYQDRFKHILIDEFQDTSELQYKWLKLLAGNSSFVFAVGDDDQSIYSFRGARVGNMKDLERDFHVKQIIKLEQNYRSKSNILNTANAIIDHNKNRLGKNLWTSAGEGDPIRIYTGHTDIDEAKFIVDEIKMLHREGVSLNHIAILYRSNAQSRVLEHNIFSSNLPYRVYGGLRFFERAEIKHAIAYLRLIANKNDDSAFLRIVNFPTRGIGSRSLEILQDISRQDSCSFWDAAVKSSDQTPTIKKGLPYFIHLIKHIESGFEGLTLPQMIDLIINESGLKDHYTNEKDGLDRVSNLNELVSAAATFLNNDNNESTNPLGDFLNYSSLESGDMQASEGSDAIQLMTIHSSKGLEFDVVFISGLEEGLCPHEQSLFESKGLEEERRLMYVAVTRARSKLYLSYALSRMLHGQTRYGMPSRFLEEIPESLVKNINTINFKNNIDQIEENYSQPTQQKHTWRIGESVMHEKFGQGTVLGYEGNADDLRIQIKFTKAGTKWLAMEYAKLFKH, from the coding sequence ATGAACGCATCCCTTCCCAACCAGAATCAATTCAAAGATTTGAATGAGAAACAAGTTGAAGCTGTAACACTTCAAAATGAATCTGCACTCATTCTTGCTGGTGCAGGCAGCGGCAAAACTAAAGTACTCACTTCCAGAATTGCATGGCTTATTCAAACAAACGTAGTGAGTCCTTTTGGTCTTATCGCTGTGACATTTACCAATAAAGCTGCAAAAGAAATGCTGCACAGAATTACCATGCAGCTTCCCATCAATACAAGAGGTATGTGGGTAGGTACATTCCATGGTTTATGTAATCGATTTCTTAAAACGCATGCAAGAGATGCTGGCTTGCCTGAGACATTCCAAATATTAGATAGCCAAGATCAGTTATCTTTAATTAAAAGAACGATGAAAGTAATGAATGTAGATACTGAAACTTATGCACCTAAACAAGTGCAACACTATATAAATGGTTGCAAAGATGAAGGCTTAAGAGCCGCTCATGTAGATAGTTACGACGCACATTCAAAAAAATTAAATGAAGTCTATCTTGAATATGAAAAACAATGTCAAAAGGAAGGCTTGGTTGATTTTGGTGAATTGCTTTTAAGGTGCTATGAACTTTTCGAAAAAAATATAGCCATTCGCCAGCACTATCAAGATCGATTTAAACATATCCTCATTGATGAGTTTCAAGATACAAGCGAACTTCAATATAAATGGTTAAAACTTCTTGCAGGTAACAGCAGTTTTGTATTTGCTGTAGGGGACGATGATCAATCTATCTATAGCTTTAGAGGAGCTAGAGTTGGCAATATGAAAGATCTTGAAAGAGATTTCCATGTCAAACAAATTATTAAGCTAGAACAAAACTACAGATCTAAAAGTAACATTCTTAACACCGCAAATGCCATCATTGATCATAACAAAAATAGATTAGGCAAGAACTTATGGACTTCCGCCGGAGAGGGTGATCCCATTCGTATTTATACAGGCCATACCGATATTGATGAAGCCAAGTTTATTGTAGATGAAATCAAAATGCTTCATAGGGAAGGTGTATCGCTCAATCATATTGCTATTCTTTATAGAAGCAACGCGCAGTCGCGTGTTCTCGAACATAATATTTTTTCATCCAACTTACCTTATCGTGTATATGGTGGATTACGTTTCTTTGAGCGCGCTGAAATTAAACATGCGATTGCTTACTTAAGACTCATTGCAAATAAAAATGATGACAGTGCATTTTTAAGAATTGTAAATTTTCCAACGCGCGGTATTGGAAGTAGATCATTAGAAATTCTTCAAGATATTTCTAGACAGGATAGTTGCAGCTTTTGGGATGCTGCGGTGAAATCATCAGATCAAACACCCACAATCAAAAAAGGCTTACCTTATTTTATCCATCTGATCAAACATATTGAAAGCGGCTTTGAAGGATTAACGCTTCCACAAATGATTGATCTCATTATTAATGAGTCAGGGCTTAAGGACCACTATACCAATGAAAAAGATGGTTTAGATAGAGTCTCTAACTTAAATGAATTGGTTTCTGCAGCCGCAACATTTCTTAATAATGATAATAATGAATCTACAAATCCGCTTGGGGATTTTTTAAATTATTCCTCTTTAGAAAGTGGTGATATGCAAGCGAGTGAGGGTTCAGATGCCATCCAACTCATGACGATTCACTCATCCAAAGGGCTGGAATTTGACGTAGTGTTTATTTCAGGCCTTGAAGAAGGTTTATGTCCACACGAACAAAGTCTTTTTGAATCCAAAGGGCTTGAGGAGGAGAGAAGGCTTATGTATGTAGCTGTGACAAGAGCTCGATCAAAACTATACCTAAGTTATGCATTATCAAGAATGCTTCATGGCCAGACAAGATATGGTATGCCATCAAGATTCCTGGAAGAGATCCCTGAGAGTCTTGTTAAAAACATTAACACAATCAATTTTAAAAATAATATAGATCAGATTGAAGAAAATTATTCACAACCTACCCAGCAGAAACATACTTGGCGTATTGGTGAATCTGTCATGCATGAAAAATTTGGCCAGGGAACCGTTTTAGGTTATGAAGGTAATGCTGATGATTTAAGAATCCAAATTAAATTTACTAAAGCAGGTACCAAATGGCTTGCGATGGAATACGCAAAACTCTTTAAGCACTAG